One genomic window of Branchiostoma lanceolatum isolate klBraLanc5 chromosome 5, klBraLanc5.hap2, whole genome shotgun sequence includes the following:
- the LOC136435331 gene encoding U8 snoRNA-decapping enzyme-like — MARRAVPRFEAVKLTRYKHACHAMFHAPNEDKLFGRIPVRHTVLMQMRFDGRLGFPGGFVDLEEGLEAGLNRELEEEMGLDVRICGITEEDWAATEVHDEQNFVSHFYIKKIALDQIRQIETAVTTAKDHGLESLGLVRVPVYTLPRDKVGGLPAFLSNTFIGTAREELLMGLEQEGILSHAEIQKALKASGARRQ, encoded by the exons ATGGCTCGCCGTGCTGTCCCGAGATTCGAGGCTGTGAAGCTCACGCGGTACAAACACGCCTGCCACGCGATGTTCCACGCTCCAAACGAGGACAAGTTGTTTGGGAGAATTCCAGTACGACATACTGTTTTG ATGCAGATGCGGTTTGATGGGCGGCTGGGGTTTCCTGGAGGATTTGTGGACCTGGAGGAAGGTTTGGAGGCTGGACTAAACCGAGAGCTGGAGGAAGAGATGGGTTTGGATGTGAGGATTTGTGGGATTACCGAGGAAGACTGGGCAGCGACTGAAGTCCATGATGAACAAAATTTTGTCAGTCATTTTTACATTAAGAAGATAGCACTGGATCAGATAAGACAGATCGAGACTGCAGTAACCACAGCAAAGGACCATGGTTTGGAG TCTCTGGGACTGGTGCGAGTTCCTGTCTACACTCTGCCAAGAGACAAGGTGGGGGGACTCCCCGCTTTCCTGTCCAACACCTTTATAGGGACAGCCAGGGAGGAGCTGCTGATGGGGCTGGAACAGGAGGGCATCCTCTCCCACGCTGAGATACAGAAGGCCCTGAAGGCCAGCGGTGCGAGACGACAGTAG